The Micromonospora sp. NBC_00421 genome contains a region encoding:
- a CDS encoding (Fe-S)-binding protein translates to MRIALFVTCLNDAFFPRVGIATVTVLERLGHTVTFPAAQSCCGQLHANTGHPAPARALERATEAAFAGHDVVVSPSGSCVAHLRAHTGLPVYELSELLVDVLAVTDVGARFPYRVTYHPTCHGLRMLRLGDRPLRLLGAVRDLELRELPEPEQCCGFGGTFALKNAAVSGAMLADKCDHAVTTGADYLAAADSSCLAHIGGGLARRPGAPRPVHYAEILAATGVGEGR, encoded by the coding sequence GTGCGCATCGCGTTGTTCGTCACCTGCCTCAACGACGCGTTCTTCCCGCGTGTCGGCATCGCCACCGTGACGGTGCTGGAACGGCTCGGCCACACCGTGACCTTCCCCGCCGCGCAGAGCTGCTGCGGGCAGTTGCACGCCAACACCGGCCACCCGGCTCCGGCCCGTGCCCTGGAGCGGGCCACCGAGGCGGCGTTCGCCGGCCACGACGTCGTGGTCTCCCCGTCCGGTTCCTGCGTGGCCCACCTGCGGGCGCACACCGGCCTGCCGGTGTACGAGCTGTCCGAGCTGCTGGTGGACGTGCTCGCGGTGACCGACGTGGGGGCCCGTTTCCCGTACCGGGTCACCTACCATCCGACCTGCCACGGGCTGCGGATGCTGCGGCTGGGCGACCGGCCGCTGCGGCTGCTCGGCGCGGTGCGCGACCTGGAGCTGCGGGAACTGCCCGAGCCGGAGCAGTGCTGCGGCTTCGGCGGCACCTTCGCGCTGAAGAACGCCGCCGTCTCCGGTGCCATGCTGGCCGACAAGTGCGACCACGCGGTGACCACCGGCGCCGACTACCTGGCCGCCGCCGACAGCTCCTGCCTGGCCCACATCGGTGGGGGACTGGCCCGCCGACCCGGTGCCCCGCGACCCGTCCACTATGCCGAGATCCTCGCCGCGACCGGCGTCGGGGAGGGGAGGTGA
- a CDS encoding fumarylacetoacetate hydrolase family protein: MRLMRVGPAGAERPVLYADGRHYDLSALTPDIDAAFLASDGPARVRAARDLPEVDVSGLRIGPPVARPGVVLCVGQNYAAHAAESGVAPPETPIVFYKAPNTVVGPYDEVLVPRGATATDWEVELAVVIGRRARYLESPAQSLAHVAGYLVSNDVSERDFQLRDSGGQWSKGKSCETFQPLGPWLVTPDEIADVQDLGLRSWVNGEPRQDSRTGDMVFDVAYLIWHLSQYMVLDPGDVINTGTPEGVGLSGRFPYLRPGDVVEVEVDGLGRQRVTMAAA; this comes from the coding sequence ATGAGGCTGATGCGGGTGGGTCCGGCCGGCGCGGAGCGGCCGGTGCTGTACGCCGACGGCAGACACTACGACCTGTCCGCGCTCACCCCGGACATCGACGCCGCCTTCCTCGCCTCCGACGGCCCGGCCAGGGTGCGGGCGGCGCGTGACCTGCCGGAGGTGGACGTCTCGGGCCTGCGGATCGGCCCGCCGGTGGCCCGGCCCGGCGTGGTGCTCTGCGTGGGGCAGAACTACGCCGCGCATGCCGCCGAGTCCGGGGTCGCCCCGCCGGAGACCCCGATCGTCTTCTACAAGGCCCCCAACACCGTCGTCGGCCCGTACGACGAGGTGCTGGTGCCGCGCGGCGCGACCGCCACCGACTGGGAGGTCGAGCTGGCCGTGGTCATCGGCCGGCGGGCCCGCTACCTGGAGTCGCCCGCGCAGAGCCTGGCCCACGTCGCGGGTTACCTCGTCTCCAACGACGTGTCCGAACGCGACTTCCAACTGCGCGACTCCGGCGGTCAGTGGTCCAAGGGGAAGTCCTGCGAGACCTTCCAACCGCTCGGCCCGTGGCTGGTCACCCCGGACGAGATCGCCGACGTGCAGGACCTCGGACTACGTTCCTGGGTCAACGGTGAGCCCCGGCAGGACTCCCGCACCGGGGACATGGTCTTCGACGTGGCGTACCTGATCTGGCATCTGTCGCAGTACATGGTGCTCGACCCCGGCGACGTGATCAACACCGGTACGCCGGAGGGGGTCGGTCTCTCCGGCCGGTTCCCCTACCTGCGGCCCGGTGACGTGGTGGAGGTCGAGGTGGACGGCCTGGGCCGGCAGCGGGTCACCATGGCGGCGGCCTGA
- a CDS encoding lactate utilization protein B, which yields MTRARPQRGRQLPIVAVTPFPRAAASALRDTRLRANLGRATRTIREKRAAVVAEVPDWERLRDRAARVKDDVIDRLPQLVAQFARAATAAGATVHHAVDAAAANAVVTELVRAQGVDRVVKVKSMATQEIGLNEALAAAGVTAVETDLAELIVQLADDTPSHILVPAIHYDRGQIREIFARRMPGFTADSDDPAVLAGAARDYLRRTFLAARVAICGANFAVAETGSLVVVESEGNGRMCLTLPDTLIAVVGVEKLLPRFADLGDFLRLLPRSSTGERMNPYTSIFTGVTPGDGPRRLHVVLLDNGRRRIAADPVGRAALRCIRCSACLNVCPVYERVGGHAYGSVYPGPIGAILSPQLTGQDAGHNATLPYASTLCGACYDVCPVKIDIPAILVHLRQQGPKPAAERAAMAWLAWTMRDRRRWRAALRTARAGGRPLRVLTRRHGGRLRRAPWPLSAWTTHRDAPLPADESFRDWWSRTRGS from the coding sequence GTGACGCGAGCACGCCCCCAGCGGGGCCGACAGCTGCCCATCGTGGCGGTCACCCCCTTCCCCCGGGCGGCGGCCAGCGCGCTGCGCGACACCCGGCTCCGGGCGAACCTGGGCCGGGCCACCCGCACCATCCGGGAGAAGCGGGCCGCGGTGGTGGCCGAGGTGCCGGACTGGGAACGGTTGCGCGACCGGGCGGCCCGGGTCAAGGACGACGTGATCGACCGGCTGCCCCAGCTGGTGGCCCAGTTCGCGCGGGCGGCCACCGCCGCCGGGGCGACGGTGCACCATGCGGTGGACGCCGCCGCCGCCAACGCGGTGGTCACCGAGCTGGTCCGGGCGCAGGGCGTCGACCGGGTGGTGAAGGTCAAGTCGATGGCGACCCAGGAGATCGGCCTCAACGAGGCGCTGGCGGCGGCCGGGGTGACGGCGGTGGAGACCGACCTGGCCGAGCTGATCGTGCAACTCGCCGACGACACCCCGTCGCACATCCTGGTGCCGGCGATCCACTACGACCGGGGGCAGATCCGGGAGATCTTCGCCCGCCGGATGCCCGGCTTCACCGCCGACTCGGACGACCCGGCGGTGCTGGCCGGCGCTGCCCGGGACTATCTGAGGCGTACCTTCCTGGCGGCCCGGGTGGCGATCTGCGGGGCCAACTTCGCGGTGGCCGAGACCGGCTCGCTGGTGGTGGTGGAGTCCGAGGGCAACGGCCGGATGTGCCTGACCCTGCCGGACACCCTGATCGCCGTGGTCGGGGTGGAGAAGCTGCTGCCCCGCTTCGCCGACCTGGGTGACTTCCTGCGCCTGCTACCGCGTTCGTCGACAGGTGAGCGGATGAACCCGTACACCTCGATCTTCACCGGGGTGACCCCGGGGGACGGGCCGCGCCGGCTGCACGTCGTGCTGCTGGACAACGGTCGCCGCCGGATCGCGGCGGACCCGGTGGGCCGGGCGGCGCTGCGCTGCATCCGCTGCTCGGCCTGCCTGAACGTGTGCCCGGTCTACGAGCGGGTCGGCGGCCACGCCTACGGCTCGGTCTATCCCGGGCCGATCGGTGCGATCCTGTCGCCCCAGCTCACCGGTCAGGACGCCGGCCACAACGCGACACTGCCGTACGCCTCGACGCTCTGTGGGGCCTGCTACGACGTCTGTCCGGTCAAGATCGACATTCCGGCGATCCTGGTGCACCTGCGCCAGCAGGGGCCGAAGCCGGCGGCCGAACGGGCGGCGATGGCGTGGCTTGCCTGGACGATGCGCGACCGTCGCCGGTGGCGGGCGGCGTTGCGGACGGCCCGGGCGGGCGGGCGGCCGCTGCGGGTGCTGACCCGGCGGCACGGCGGGCGGCTGCGCCGGGCACCGTGGCCGCTGTCGGCGTGGACGACGCACCGGGACGCCCCGCTGCCGGCCGACGAGTCCTTCCGCGACTGGTGGAGCCGGACCCGTGGCTCCTGA
- a CDS encoding glycosyltransferase family 2 protein, protein MPVTAPVRRGLRRLLTVLALLPLIALLARQLPLLPYAPLLAFYGFAVLTATVAVFYLAYARYVDPSEAPAQPRHTAEFPPLPPAPLVSLLVAVKDEADGIEACVRSMTGSDFRPLQVIVVDDGSTDGTAEVLDRLAAELPVTVLHLPRNVGKKRALVHAARHATGDVLAFTDSDCVLAPDALGRCVEALLRQPDLGAVSGHARALNPDESLLTRVQDVWYEGQFRVSKAAEASFGAVTCVSGPLAVFRREAVLNYLPAWAADRFLGGEFRFATDRQLTGYVLGQRWIGDRLKRRFADSPFVRDEDHPPRAWRVGYVRSAKVWTTVPARLRPFLRQQTRWKKSYVRNLFFTGTFMWRRGPGPAALYYGHALWVALAPAMAFSHLVWAPLRGWWAVPLLYLCGVLLKGTAWGLAYRLDNPGDPRWAYRPLMSVLSATMLSWLLPWSVGTIRRGVWSRSTV, encoded by the coding sequence ATGCCGGTGACCGCCCCGGTCCGGCGCGGCCTGCGCCGGCTGCTCACCGTGCTCGCGCTGCTCCCGCTGATAGCCCTGCTGGCCCGGCAGTTGCCCCTGCTGCCGTACGCGCCGCTGCTGGCGTTCTACGGGTTCGCCGTGCTCACCGCCACCGTGGCGGTGTTCTACCTGGCCTACGCCCGGTACGTGGACCCCAGCGAGGCCCCGGCGCAGCCCCGGCACACCGCCGAGTTCCCGCCGCTACCCCCGGCCCCCCTGGTCAGCCTGCTGGTGGCGGTCAAGGACGAGGCGGACGGGATCGAGGCGTGCGTACGCTCGATGACCGGCAGCGACTTCCGACCGTTGCAGGTGATCGTGGTCGACGACGGCTCCACCGACGGCACCGCCGAGGTGCTGGACCGGCTCGCCGCCGAACTCCCGGTCACCGTGCTGCACCTGCCCCGTAACGTCGGCAAGAAGCGGGCCCTGGTGCACGCCGCCCGACACGCCACCGGCGACGTGCTCGCCTTCACCGACTCCGACTGCGTGCTCGCCCCGGACGCGCTGGGACGCTGTGTCGAGGCCCTGCTGCGGCAACCGGACCTCGGCGCGGTCAGTGGGCACGCCCGCGCGCTCAACCCCGACGAGTCCCTGCTCACCCGGGTGCAGGACGTCTGGTACGAGGGTCAGTTCCGGGTCTCCAAGGCGGCCGAGGCGTCGTTCGGGGCGGTCACCTGCGTCTCCGGCCCGCTGGCGGTGTTCCGCCGGGAGGCGGTGCTCAACTACCTGCCCGCCTGGGCGGCCGACCGGTTCCTCGGCGGCGAGTTCCGCTTCGCCACCGACCGGCAGCTCACCGGCTACGTCCTCGGGCAACGCTGGATCGGCGACCGGCTCAAGCGGCGCTTCGCCGACTCGCCGTTCGTCCGCGACGAGGACCACCCGCCCCGCGCCTGGCGGGTCGGCTACGTCCGCTCCGCGAAGGTGTGGACGACGGTGCCGGCCCGGCTGCGGCCGTTCCTGCGCCAGCAGACCCGCTGGAAGAAGAGCTACGTGCGGAACCTCTTCTTCACCGGCACGTTCATGTGGCGGCGTGGCCCCGGGCCGGCCGCGCTCTACTACGGACACGCGCTCTGGGTGGCGCTGGCCCCGGCGATGGCCTTCTCCCACCTGGTCTGGGCGCCGTTGCGCGGCTGGTGGGCGGTGCCGTTGCTCTACCTCTGCGGGGTGCTGCTCAAGGGCACCGCCTGGGGGCTGGCGTACCGGCTGGACAACCCCGGTGACCCACGGTGGGCGTACCGGCCGTTGATGAGCGTGCTCTCCGCCACCATGCTGTCCTGGCTGCTGCCCTGGTCGGTGGGGACGATCCGCCGCGGCGTGTGGTCAAGGAGCACGGTGTGA
- a CDS encoding DUF4139 domain-containing protein: MDSVEIEAPVVAVTVYPDRARVTRRGSIRLPAGEHRVRIAPLPLRLRRDSLRVGGGGAVTVLGVEVSTWRQPRSTDGQVGELTQRARELADELAEVDDDAEVETQRRQFLARLADRAGGTYARTLAAGDTGPADVATFADSVAAQLAGSHRRRRGLARRRTELTEELSAVERDLAGASGKREPDRLAAEVTVAVDADDTEVDLELSYLVDGARWQSSYDLRLAGDTMAVTWFGLVTQDTGEDWPECALQLSTARPAAAAGVPELSPWYLDRVRRVPAMPAASFGAPPPPAPGAAPAGGGGVARAGAPRPSVRESVAEVEQGVTAATYRPVRAVAVPADGSAYRAVIAVLDLPVVLDHVTVPVRAAEAHLRATVRNTSAHTLLPGPAAVFHDADFVAATRLPTWAPGEETEVALGVDDRVRVERELTRRADTRATLGSTRRRDVEYRIRVANHTPRPATVEVRDQVPVSRDEAVVVREATVVPPPDERTELGELTWRLRLGPGERGEITLGFRVELAKGVELAGWRE, from the coding sequence GTGGATTCCGTGGAGATCGAAGCACCCGTGGTAGCGGTCACCGTCTATCCGGACCGGGCCCGGGTCACCCGCCGGGGGAGCATCCGGTTGCCCGCCGGCGAGCACCGGGTCCGGATCGCACCCCTGCCGTTGCGGCTGCGGCGGGACTCCCTGCGGGTCGGGGGCGGGGGCGCGGTCACCGTCCTCGGCGTGGAGGTGAGCACCTGGCGGCAGCCCCGCAGCACCGACGGTCAGGTCGGCGAACTGACGCAACGGGCCCGGGAGTTGGCCGACGAACTGGCCGAGGTCGACGACGACGCCGAGGTCGAGACGCAGCGGCGGCAGTTCCTCGCCCGGCTGGCCGACCGGGCCGGCGGCACGTACGCCCGCACACTGGCCGCCGGTGACACCGGCCCGGCCGACGTGGCCACCTTCGCCGACTCGGTGGCCGCCCAGCTCGCCGGGTCGCACCGCCGCCGACGCGGGCTGGCCCGGCGGCGCACCGAGCTGACCGAGGAGTTGTCGGCCGTCGAGCGGGACCTGGCCGGCGCGAGCGGCAAGCGGGAACCGGACCGGCTGGCCGCCGAGGTGACGGTGGCGGTGGACGCCGACGACACCGAAGTGGACCTGGAGCTGAGCTACCTGGTCGACGGGGCACGCTGGCAGTCCTCCTACGACCTGCGGCTGGCCGGGGACACCATGGCGGTGACCTGGTTCGGCCTGGTCACCCAGGACACCGGCGAGGACTGGCCGGAGTGCGCGCTCCAGCTCTCCACCGCGCGCCCGGCGGCGGCTGCCGGCGTACCCGAGTTGTCGCCCTGGTATCTCGACCGGGTCCGGCGGGTGCCGGCGATGCCGGCGGCGAGCTTCGGCGCGCCGCCGCCCCCGGCACCCGGTGCGGCCCCGGCCGGCGGGGGTGGGGTGGCCCGTGCGGGGGCCCCGCGCCCCAGCGTGCGGGAGAGTGTGGCCGAGGTCGAGCAGGGGGTCACCGCGGCGACCTACCGGCCGGTCCGTGCGGTGGCGGTGCCCGCCGACGGCAGCGCCTACCGGGCCGTCATCGCGGTGCTGGACCTGCCTGTCGTCCTGGACCACGTGACCGTGCCGGTCCGGGCGGCCGAGGCGCACCTGCGGGCGACCGTCCGCAACACCTCGGCGCACACCCTGCTCCCCGGTCCGGCGGCGGTGTTCCACGACGCCGACTTCGTCGCCGCCACCCGGCTGCCGACCTGGGCTCCCGGCGAGGAGACCGAGGTGGCGCTCGGGGTGGACGACCGGGTCCGGGTGGAACGCGAGCTGACCCGCCGGGCCGACACCAGGGCCACCCTCGGCTCGACCCGGCGGCGGGACGTGGAGTACCGGATCCGCGTGGCCAACCACACCCCCCGACCCGCGACGGTGGAGGTCCGCGACCAGGTGCCGGTCTCCCGCGACGAGGCGGTGGTGGTCCGGGAGGCCACCGTCGTCCCACCGCCCGACGAGCGCACCGAGCTGGGCGAGCTGACCTGGCGGCTGCGGCTCGGGCCGGGGGAACGCGGCGAGATCACCCTCGGCTTCCGGGTCGAGCTCGCCAAGGGGGTGGAGCTGGCCGGCTGGCGGGAGTGA
- a CDS encoding polysaccharide deacetylase family protein: protein MSRFWPRALGGLLSVVTLLVVAAPFGVSWYLDDLRRHVSGQRDTPVTRVDPADLRRWAETAGRLPERAAPVVVAYHDIRPHGDDPAATEPGGREHYVVTPEAFDAQLTALRTAGYRTISSAQYVDYLAGGTVPDRSVYLTFDDGTRGLWAYADPILERHHMVAASYLITGQVDTHRPYYLSWAEVTRMSRSGRWDFQAHTHDLHTRVQTAPGRLGSPLTHRRWEPATGAQESLADYQRRLTADFDAMFTAFDVHDLPRPRLFAYPFSEVGDATTDPEAAAFSRDLIAARFVGALTNKSLAPAPSSRRSAAEGQVERAEVYATTGAAELVSAVVERTALPAEVPDPFARAWDWRDQHGEPMTELSPLTAGRFTADSPRRAYGTLLAYASADWTGYTADATVRGLRADGGTVTLLVGVDGDATVSVRVTHGRVTLLRAGRVVAETALTPASTHRIAVTVRDGETVALVDGGPALRVATPTGPGATGGLAVAIDDAEGRPHPSVATLAVTAAG, encoded by the coding sequence ATGAGCCGGTTCTGGCCCCGCGCGCTGGGCGGGCTGCTGTCGGTGGTCACCCTGCTGGTGGTCGCGGCGCCCTTCGGGGTGTCCTGGTACCTCGACGACCTGCGACGCCATGTCAGCGGGCAACGGGACACCCCGGTCACCCGGGTCGACCCCGCCGACCTGCGCCGCTGGGCCGAGACGGCCGGACGGCTGCCGGAGCGGGCCGCGCCGGTAGTCGTGGCGTACCACGACATCCGGCCGCACGGCGACGACCCGGCGGCGACCGAACCCGGTGGCCGGGAGCACTACGTGGTCACCCCGGAGGCGTTCGACGCCCAGCTCACCGCGCTGCGCACGGCCGGCTACCGGACGATCTCCTCGGCCCAGTACGTCGACTACCTCGCCGGCGGCACCGTGCCGGACCGCTCGGTCTACCTGACCTTCGACGACGGCACCCGGGGGCTCTGGGCGTACGCCGACCCGATCCTGGAACGGCACCACATGGTGGCCGCCTCCTACCTGATCACCGGGCAGGTGGACACCCACCGGCCGTACTACCTGAGCTGGGCGGAGGTCACCCGGATGAGCCGCTCCGGCCGGTGGGACTTCCAGGCGCACACCCACGACCTGCACACCCGGGTGCAGACCGCGCCGGGGCGGCTCGGCTCCCCGTTGACCCACCGACGCTGGGAACCGGCCACCGGTGCGCAGGAGAGCCTGGCCGACTACCAACGGCGGCTGACCGCCGACTTCGACGCGATGTTCACCGCGTTCGACGTCCATGACCTGCCCCGCCCGCGGCTGTTCGCGTACCCCTTCTCCGAGGTCGGCGACGCGACGACCGACCCGGAGGCCGCCGCGTTCAGCCGCGACCTGATCGCCGCGCGGTTCGTCGGCGCGCTGACCAACAAGTCGCTCGCCCCGGCACCGAGCAGCCGCCGGTCGGCGGCCGAGGGGCAGGTCGAGCGGGCCGAGGTGTACGCCACGACCGGGGCCGCCGAACTGGTCAGCGCGGTCGTCGAGCGGACGGCCCTGCCCGCCGAGGTGCCCGACCCGTTCGCCCGCGCCTGGGACTGGCGCGACCAGCACGGCGAGCCGATGACCGAGCTGTCCCCGCTGACCGCCGGCCGGTTCACCGCCGACAGCCCGCGCCGCGCCTACGGCACGCTGCTCGCCTACGCCAGCGCGGACTGGACCGGTTACACGGCCGACGCCACCGTGCGCGGCCTACGGGCCGACGGCGGCACGGTCACCCTGCTGGTCGGGGTGGACGGCGACGCCACGGTCTCGGTGCGGGTGACACACGGCCGGGTGACGCTGCTGCGCGCCGGCCGGGTGGTCGCCGAGACAGCGCTGACCCCGGCCAGCACCCACCGCATCGCGGTCACCGTGCGCGACGGCGAGACCGTCGCCCTGGTCGACGGCGGCCCGGCCCTGCGGGTGGCCACCCCCACCGGACCGGGGGCCACCGGTGGGCTCGCCGTGGCGATCGACGACGCCGAGGGCCGCCCCCACCCGTCGGTCGCGACCCTCGCCGTGACCGCTGCGGGATAA
- a CDS encoding LutC/YkgG family protein — MAPDLSALFAVRAGDYRAGVRQCTPAELPDLLATLLAGASGVVLPAGTPPDWTTRLGPPTLSGDTLTAAELDAPGLAVLTGCALAVAETGTLVLDGGAAQGRRLLTLVPDHHVCVVRAEQIVADVPDLVIALSDPTRPLTMISGPSATSDIELNRVEGVHGPRRLDIVCLPPA, encoded by the coding sequence GTGGCTCCTGACCTGTCCGCGCTCTTCGCCGTCCGGGCCGGGGACTACCGTGCCGGCGTGCGCCAGTGCACCCCGGCGGAGCTGCCCGACCTGCTCGCCACCCTGCTCGCCGGGGCGTCCGGGGTGGTGCTGCCGGCCGGGACGCCGCCGGACTGGACCACCCGGCTGGGCCCGCCCACGCTCTCCGGCGACACCCTCACCGCCGCCGAGCTGGACGCCCCCGGGCTGGCCGTCCTGACCGGTTGCGCGCTCGCCGTCGCCGAGACCGGCACCCTGGTGCTCGACGGGGGCGCGGCGCAGGGCCGGCGGCTGCTGACCCTGGTCCCCGACCACCACGTCTGCGTGGTACGCGCCGAGCAGATCGTGGCCGACGTGCCCGATCTGGTGATCGCGCTGTCCGACCCCACCCGCCCGCTGACGATGATCTCCGGACCCTCCGCGACGAGCGACATCGAGCTGAACCGGGTGGAGGGCGTGCACGGCCCCCGCCGGCTGGACATCGTCTGCCTCCCACCGGCGTAA
- a CDS encoding nucleotide sugar dehydrogenase: MSQLLPAARSDVPTTAPAPSTAPPEPAAAHVVVTSPGARTAVVGLGYVGLPTSLALVASGSRVIGVDIAPARLDDIRAGRADLLDDDQERLRETLQAADPALRLTTAISEIADADTVLICVPTPVDRHLAPDLTALRAACAAVVAHARPGQTIVLTSTSYVGTTRDLLVAPLAARGLRVGQEVWVAFAPERVDPGNDRHRQELTPRVVGGTTPDCTARAAAALARITPLVHRLGSPEAAEMTKLLENTFRAVNIALANEFADLCRDLHLDVTEVIDGADTKPYGFMAFQPGPGVGGHCIPCDPHYLLWQVRGQRREAPLIETAMRGIAARPRRVVDRIRELLAGAGRPLLGARVLLVGVTYKPGVADVRESPALEIIGELVRAGADVGFVDDLVASVRTPDGGVLHRVADHADREWDLVVVHTAQPGLDESWLRGQPMVLDATYRLAGLPRREVV, translated from the coding sequence ATGTCGCAGCTCCTGCCCGCCGCCCGGTCCGACGTCCCGACGACCGCCCCGGCGCCTTCGACCGCTCCACCGGAGCCGGCCGCCGCCCACGTCGTCGTCACCAGCCCCGGGGCGCGTACCGCCGTGGTGGGCCTCGGTTACGTGGGCCTGCCGACCAGCCTGGCCCTGGTCGCCAGCGGATCCCGGGTGATCGGCGTCGACATCGCCCCGGCCCGGCTCGACGACATCCGGGCCGGCCGGGCCGACCTGCTCGACGACGACCAGGAGCGACTGCGCGAGACGCTGCAGGCCGCCGACCCCGCCCTGCGCCTCACCACCGCGATCAGCGAGATCGCCGACGCCGACACGGTGCTGATCTGCGTGCCCACGCCGGTGGACAGGCACCTCGCCCCGGACCTCACCGCGTTGCGGGCCGCCTGCGCGGCGGTGGTCGCGCACGCCCGCCCCGGCCAGACCATCGTGCTCACCTCCACCAGCTACGTGGGCACCACCCGCGACCTGCTGGTCGCGCCGCTGGCCGCCCGGGGTCTGCGGGTCGGGCAGGAGGTCTGGGTGGCCTTCGCCCCGGAGCGGGTCGACCCCGGCAACGACCGGCACCGCCAGGAGCTCACCCCCCGGGTCGTCGGCGGGACCACCCCGGACTGCACCGCGCGGGCCGCCGCCGCGCTGGCCCGGATCACCCCCCTGGTGCACCGGCTCGGTTCGCCCGAGGCCGCCGAGATGACCAAGCTGCTGGAGAACACCTTCCGGGCGGTCAACATCGCCCTGGCCAACGAGTTCGCCGACCTCTGCCGGGACCTGCACCTGGACGTCACCGAGGTGATCGACGGGGCGGACACCAAGCCGTACGGGTTCATGGCCTTCCAGCCCGGCCCCGGGGTGGGCGGGCACTGCATCCCCTGCGACCCGCACTACCTGCTCTGGCAGGTACGCGGGCAGCGCCGCGAGGCGCCGCTGATCGAGACCGCCATGCGGGGTATCGCCGCCCGCCCCCGCCGGGTCGTCGACCGGATCCGGGAACTGCTCGCCGGGGCCGGTCGTCCCCTGCTCGGCGCGCGGGTGCTGCTCGTCGGCGTGACGTACAAGCCCGGGGTCGCCGACGTCCGGGAGTCTCCGGCGTTGGAGATCATCGGCGAGCTGGTCCGGGCCGGCGCGGACGTCGGCTTCGTCGACGACCTCGTCGCCTCGGTCCGCACCCCCGACGGCGGCGTCCTGCACCGGGTGGCCGACCATGCCGACCGGGAGTGGGACCTGGTGGTCGTGCACACCGCCCAGCCCGGCCTGGACGAGTCGTGGCTGCGCGGGCAGCCCATGGTGCTCGACGCCACCTACCGGCTGGCCGGGCTGCCCCGGCGCGAGGTCGTCTGA
- a CDS encoding SDR family NAD(P)-dependent oxidoreductase → MTDFHGLVAAVTGGGSGIGAAVADLLAERGARVAVLDRDPGVGGAHLRLTADVGGPLEQAMDRVAATLGGLDVLVNCAAISAVGSVETADDAEWHRCLDVNVVGVARACRAALPHLRRSTSAAIVSITSIAATAGLVDRAVYSATKGAVHALSLAMAADLVGDGIRVCTVAPGTVDTPWVARLLAGAADPTAEKRRLAARQPTGRLVTADEVARAVAFLASPLSGATTGTALAVDGGMSGLRLVR, encoded by the coding sequence ATGACGGATTTCCACGGTCTGGTGGCCGCGGTCACCGGTGGTGGTTCGGGCATCGGCGCGGCAGTCGCCGACCTGCTGGCCGAACGCGGGGCGCGGGTCGCCGTCCTCGATCGCGACCCCGGTGTCGGCGGGGCGCACCTGCGGCTCACCGCCGACGTCGGCGGCCCGCTGGAGCAGGCCATGGACCGGGTCGCCGCGACCCTGGGTGGTCTCGACGTGCTGGTGAACTGCGCGGCGATCAGCGCGGTCGGGTCGGTGGAGACCGCCGACGACGCCGAGTGGCACCGCTGCCTGGACGTCAACGTCGTCGGGGTCGCCCGGGCCTGCCGGGCCGCCCTGCCGCACCTGCGCCGCTCGACCAGTGCGGCCATCGTCAGCATCACCTCGATCGCGGCGACGGCGGGGCTGGTGGACCGGGCGGTCTACTCCGCCACCAAGGGCGCGGTGCACGCGCTGAGCCTGGCCATGGCCGCCGACCTGGTCGGCGACGGCATCCGGGTGTGCACGGTGGCGCCGGGCACGGTGGACACCCCGTGGGTGGCGCGGCTGCTCGCCGGCGCAGCCGACCCGACCGCGGAGAAGCGCCGGCTGGCCGCCCGGCAGCCCACCGGCCGGCTGGTCACCGCCGACGAGGTCGCCCGAGCGGTGGCGTTCCTGGCCTCTCCGCTGTCCGGGGCGACCACCGGCACCGCGCTGGCCGTCGACGGCGGCATGTCCGGCCTGCGGCTGGTCCGCTGA